In Mucilaginibacter celer, one DNA window encodes the following:
- the cfa gene encoding cyclopropane fatty acyl phospholipid synthase — protein MGSSKQLVENMFKAGGITMNGTNPWDPQVHNPKLYDRLLGGGSLGFGEAYMEGWWDCEALDEFFFRVQYHRVDKMLPRDFNTLKYFLKAKYLNQQTKSRSKEVVKRHYDIGNDHYELVLDKYMQYSCGYWGYGANTLQEAQEAKLDMVCRKLKLEPGMKMLDLGCGWGGLSQFAAERYGVSVVGVTISEEQAAYAREKCKGLPVEIRVHDYRDLNDEFDRVACVAMTEHIGYRNYRTLAEVVSRNLKQDGIFLQHTIGGNYSTKITDPWIDKYIFPNGMLPSAAQLTTASQGLFVLEDWHNFGTHYDRTCMEWLRNLDETWDQRDSAQYDEAFHRMWRYYLSASAASFRSRKNHLWQIVFTKPLHLGEYKSIR, from the coding sequence ATGGGTTCATCCAAACAGCTTGTTGAAAATATGTTTAAGGCCGGCGGCATCACCATGAATGGTACAAATCCATGGGATCCGCAGGTGCACAATCCAAAACTGTATGATAGGTTGCTTGGCGGCGGATCATTAGGTTTTGGTGAAGCATATATGGAAGGCTGGTGGGATTGCGAAGCTCTGGATGAATTCTTTTTCAGGGTGCAGTATCACCGGGTGGATAAAATGCTACCCCGCGATTTTAATACACTTAAATATTTCCTGAAAGCCAAATATCTTAATCAACAAACCAAATCCAGATCAAAAGAGGTAGTAAAGCGGCACTACGACATCGGTAATGATCATTACGAACTGGTGCTGGATAAATACATGCAGTATTCATGCGGCTACTGGGGTTACGGTGCAAATACTTTACAAGAGGCGCAGGAAGCGAAACTGGATATGGTGTGCCGCAAACTAAAACTGGAACCCGGCATGAAAATGCTCGACTTAGGCTGCGGCTGGGGAGGCCTTTCGCAATTTGCTGCCGAAAGATACGGCGTATCGGTTGTAGGCGTAACCATCTCTGAAGAGCAGGCCGCATACGCCCGCGAGAAATGTAAGGGTCTGCCAGTTGAAATAAGAGTACATGATTACCGGGACCTAAACGACGAGTTTGACCGCGTGGCCTGCGTAGCAATGACCGAACATATCGGCTACCGCAATTACCGTACTTTAGCCGAAGTAGTGAGCCGCAACCTGAAACAGGACGGTATTTTTCTGCAACATACCATCGGCGGTAATTACTCAACTAAAATTACCGACCCATGGATAGATAAATATATTTTTCCGAATGGGATGCTGCCATCGGCGGCGCAACTTACAACAGCATCGCAAGGTTTGTTTGTTTTAGAAGATTGGCACAACTTCGGTACCCATTACGACCGTACCTGTATGGAATGGCTCAGAAACCTCGACGAAACCTGGGATCAACGCGACAGCGCCCAATACGATGAAGCTTTCCACCGCATGTGGCGCTATTATCTGAGCGCCAGCGCGGCCTCATTCCGCTCAAGAAAAAATCATTTATGGCAGATAGTTTTTACTAAGCCATTGCATTTAGGCGAGTATAAATCGATAAGATAA
- a CDS encoding REP-associated tyrosine transposase, giving the protein MSRNYKFHNQEFPYFVTFTIVNWIDVFTRREYKDIIVDSLKYCIKNKGLKLYAWVIMSNHVHLIIGTTDKPMQDILRDIKKYTARTILQAIADNVRESRAAWMLWHFERAGAKNPANENYQFWQVGSHPIELFGDKMIDQKLDYLHNNPVVAGWVDRPEDFLYSSARDYAGDKGLIDVELMC; this is encoded by the coding sequence ATGAGCCGCAACTACAAATTTCATAACCAGGAGTTTCCCTACTTTGTAACCTTCACTATTGTAAACTGGATAGATGTTTTTACCAGAAGAGAATACAAAGACATTATCGTAGATAGCCTGAAGTACTGCATCAAAAACAAAGGACTAAAACTATATGCCTGGGTAATTATGAGCAACCACGTTCATTTAATTATCGGCACAACAGATAAACCCATGCAGGATATTTTAAGGGATATCAAAAAGTACACGGCACGAACAATATTGCAAGCTATAGCGGACAATGTGCGGGAAAGCAGGGCGGCATGGATGCTTTGGCATTTTGAACGAGCTGGCGCAAAGAATCCCGCTAATGAAAATTACCAGTTTTGGCAGGTTGGTAGTCACCCTATCGAATTGTTTGGTGATAAAATGATTGATCAAAAGTTGGATTATTTGCATAATAATCCCGTGGTTGCTGGCTGGGTGGATAGGCCGGAAGATTTTCTTTACAGTAGTGCGAGGGATTATGCCGGGGATAAAGGGTTGATTGATGTAGAGTTGATGTGTTAG
- the recA gene encoding recombinase RecA: MATTDNKNNSDKLKALQLTLDKLEKSYGKGTIMKLGESVVEQTEVISTGSLGLDIALGVNGLPKGRIIEIYGPESSGKTTLAIHAIAESQKKGGIAAFIDAEHAFDRFYAKKLGVDVENLLISQPDNGEQALEIADNLIRSGAIDILVIDSVAALVPKAEIEGEMGDSKMGLHARLMSQALRKLTGTISKTGCCCIFINQLRDKIGVMFGNPETTTGGNALKFYASVRLDVRRISQIKDTDEVSGNRVKVKIVKNKVAPPFRVAEFDIMFGEGISKAGEIIDLGVEYNIIKKAGSWFSYGETRLGQGRDAVKQLILDNPELQEELENRIRETVTGESMEEV; encoded by the coding sequence ATGGCTACTACAGATAATAAAAATAACTCGGATAAATTAAAAGCATTACAGCTTACACTGGATAAGCTGGAAAAATCATACGGAAAAGGCACCATCATGAAGCTGGGCGAATCTGTAGTTGAGCAAACTGAGGTGATCTCGACCGGTTCATTAGGTTTGGATATAGCTTTGGGCGTTAATGGTTTGCCTAAAGGAAGGATCATTGAGATCTATGGCCCGGAATCATCTGGTAAAACAACCCTGGCTATCCATGCTATTGCCGAATCGCAGAAAAAAGGTGGTATTGCCGCTTTTATTGACGCGGAACATGCTTTTGATCGTTTTTATGCCAAGAAATTAGGTGTAGATGTTGAGAACCTGTTGATCTCTCAGCCGGATAACGGTGAACAGGCTTTGGAAATTGCCGACAACCTGATCCGTTCGGGCGCTATCGATATCCTGGTTATCGACTCGGTTGCTGCCTTGGTTCCTAAAGCCGAGATTGAAGGTGAAATGGGCGATTCGAAAATGGGTTTGCATGCCCGTTTAATGTCGCAGGCCTTGCGTAAGCTAACCGGTACTATTAGCAAAACCGGATGCTGCTGTATTTTCATCAACCAGTTGCGTGATAAAATTGGTGTGATGTTCGGTAACCCCGAAACTACTACCGGTGGTAACGCCTTGAAATTCTACGCTTCGGTACGTTTGGATGTACGCCGCATCTCTCAAATTAAAGATACCGACGAGGTTTCTGGTAACCGTGTTAAAGTTAAAATAGTTAAAAACAAAGTAGCTCCGCCATTCCGCGTAGCCGAATTTGATATCATGTTTGGCGAAGGTATTTCAAAAGCCGGCGAAATCATCGATCTGGGTGTTGAATACAACATCATTAAAAAAGCAGGCTCATGGTTTAGCTACGGCGAAACCCGCTTAGGCCAGGGCCGTGACGCGGTTAAACAACTGATTCTTGATAACCCGGAATTACAGGAGGAACTGGAAAACAGGATCCGCGAGACTGTAACCGGTGAGAGCATGGAAGAGGTGTAG
- the nth gene encoding endonuclease III, whose product MLKAERYRHFVEYFSQNQPNPVTELHYNNPFQLLVAVILSAQCTDKRINQVTPALFERFPTAQDLADSTSDEVFSYIRSVSYPNNKAKHLVGMGKMLMEVFNGEVPSGIENLQKLPGVGRKTANVIASVIFEEPAMAVDTHVFRVANRIGLTNNARTPLAVEKQLVQNIPKEHIAVAHHWLILHGRYICLARSPKCDVCPLTWFCRYYERNNIEAALKRAEAAKEKKVKEAKKKKQLNTISKELKKRSVDN is encoded by the coding sequence ATGCTTAAAGCCGAACGCTACCGCCATTTTGTTGAATACTTTTCGCAAAACCAGCCTAATCCTGTTACCGAACTGCATTATAACAATCCGTTTCAGTTGTTGGTGGCCGTGATCCTTTCGGCGCAGTGTACCGATAAGCGCATTAACCAGGTTACGCCGGCACTGTTTGAGCGTTTTCCTACGGCCCAGGATTTGGCCGATTCCACGTCTGATGAAGTTTTTAGTTATATCCGCTCGGTAAGTTATCCTAATAATAAAGCCAAGCATTTGGTGGGCATGGGTAAAATGCTGATGGAGGTTTTTAATGGCGAAGTACCTTCGGGCATTGAAAACCTGCAAAAGTTGCCGGGCGTAGGGCGTAAAACAGCTAACGTAATAGCATCTGTAATATTTGAAGAGCCGGCTATGGCGGTTGATACCCACGTTTTCAGGGTGGCTAACAGGATTGGCTTAACCAATAATGCCCGTACACCACTGGCTGTTGAAAAACAACTGGTGCAAAATATCCCAAAAGAACATATAGCCGTTGCACACCATTGGTTGATTTTGCATGGCCGGTACATTTGCCTGGCCAGAAGTCCGAAGTGTGATGTGTGTCCGCTTACCTGGTTTTGCCGATATTATGAGCGCAATAATATCGAAGCCGCTTTAAAGAGAGCGGAAGCCGCGAAAGAGAAAAAGGTAAAAGAAGCTAAAAAGAAAAAACAGCTTAACACTATTAGTAAAGAATTGAAGAAGAGAAGTGTGGATAATTAG
- a CDS encoding RNA polymerase sigma factor, producing the protein MDFQLKSDQDLIHLYVAGDEAGLVELIRRYQSKIYTSIYLLVKDEYLAEDIFQDAFIKVINTLKAGKYNEEGKFLPWVTRIAHNLVIDHFRREKRAPMISNGDDFDIFEVLGNYDESTEDKMVREQTHKDLKALIQLLPSEQKEVLIMRHFGDMSFKEIADITDVSINTALGRMRYALNNLRKMMQSKELSLKN; encoded by the coding sequence ATGGATTTTCAATTGAAAAGTGATCAGGATCTAATCCATCTATATGTTGCCGGCGATGAAGCGGGCCTTGTAGAACTGATAAGACGTTACCAATCAAAAATATATACTTCCATTTACCTCCTGGTAAAAGACGAATACCTTGCCGAAGATATTTTTCAGGATGCTTTTATAAAAGTGATCAACACCCTTAAAGCCGGAAAGTACAACGAAGAAGGTAAATTTTTACCATGGGTAACCCGCATTGCTCACAACCTGGTGATAGATCATTTCCGCCGCGAAAAACGTGCGCCGATGATAAGCAATGGCGATGATTTCGATATTTTTGAAGTGCTTGGAAATTACGATGAAAGCACTGAAGATAAAATGGTTAGGGAACAAACCCATAAAGATTTGAAAGCCCTGATCCAGCTATTGCCATCCGAGCAAAAAGAGGTGCTTATTATGCGCCACTTTGGCGATATGAGCTTTAAAGAGATTGCCGATATTACAGATGTGAGCATCAATACAGCCCTGGGCCGTATGCGTTACGCCTTGAATAACCTCCGCAAAATGATGCAGAGCAAGGAGCTTAGTTTGAAGAATTGA
- the uvrA gene encoding excinuclease ABC subunit UvrA, translating to MSKEAEKDPQKHIIIKGARVHNLKNLDVAIPKNKLVVVTGMSGSGKSSLAFDTLYAEGQRRYVESLSSYARQFLGRMNKPDVDYIKGIAPAIAIEQKVITSNPRSTVGTSTEIYDYLKLLFSRIGKTISPISGNVVKKDSVTDVVNFVLSLPDETQVTILAPLHPHNNRSLKEELAVLMQKGFVRVEYNGKLSRIEALLEDETVENVPMIAAEPVVELKKPKSKKAAAEASETTQPVTVRIVVDRVNKNNEDETISRLGDSVQTAFFEGKGDCFVRFQEPDDETEHERFFCDRFELDGLKFEEPTPNFFSFNNPYGACKKCEGYGKVIGIDEDLVIPDKSKSVYEGAIAPWRGEKMREWNDALVRHALKFDFPIHRQYNQLTEKEQRLLWTGNKFFRGLDEFFKEMEEQTYKIQYRVLLSRYRGKTTCPECKGSRLRMDASYVKINAKSITDVVLMPLDKAYEFFSTLELSENDAKIGKRLLMEITNRLGFLNDVGLSYLTLNRLSNTLSGGESQRINLATSLGSSLVGSVYVLDEPSIGLHPRDTERLVSVLKSLRDVGNTVLVVEHEEEIMKAADHIIDIGPEAGTHGGELIFTGTYDEIIKDEKSLTGKYLSGREEIAIPKSRRKWHDFIEIKGARENNLKHVDTKFPLGVLSVVTGVSGSGKTSLVKRILAPAVQKALGNYSGEQTGLYDAIDGDFGKIEQVELVDQNPIGRSSRSNPVTYVKAWDEIRNLYASQPAAKAAGLKPSAFSFNVEGGRCDVCQGEGEVKIEMQFMADIFLTCETCGGHRFKQHVLDIQYKEKNVSDILNMTIDEGVEFFAKEPKIIAKIKPLVDVGLGYVQLGQSSNTLSGGEAQRIKLASFLVKGNNTNKTLFIFDEPTTGLHFADIKKLLKSFDALIDHGNTIIVIEHNMDVIKCADWIIDIGPEGGDRGGKVVFEGVPEDLIKQKGSYTGKFLKDRF from the coding sequence ATGAGTAAAGAAGCAGAAAAAGATCCGCAAAAACATATAATTATAAAAGGTGCGAGGGTGCATAACCTTAAAAACCTTGATGTGGCCATCCCTAAAAATAAACTGGTGGTGGTTACAGGCATGTCGGGTTCAGGCAAATCGTCGCTCGCGTTCGATACGCTTTATGCCGAGGGGCAGCGCCGTTATGTGGAAAGTTTGTCGTCATATGCCCGCCAGTTTTTGGGTCGGATGAATAAACCCGATGTGGATTATATTAAAGGCATTGCTCCGGCTATCGCCATTGAGCAAAAGGTGATCACTTCTAACCCGCGTTCAACAGTGGGTACTTCTACCGAGATTTACGATTACCTGAAGCTGCTTTTTTCCCGCATCGGCAAAACCATTTCGCCCATATCTGGCAATGTGGTTAAAAAAGATTCGGTAACCGATGTGGTGAACTTTGTACTTTCCTTACCTGATGAAACCCAGGTAACCATACTGGCCCCGCTGCACCCGCATAACAACCGCAGCCTTAAAGAAGAACTGGCGGTATTGATGCAAAAAGGTTTTGTAAGGGTTGAGTACAATGGTAAGCTTTCGCGCATTGAAGCCTTACTGGAAGATGAAACCGTTGAAAACGTGCCGATGATCGCAGCCGAACCGGTAGTTGAACTTAAAAAGCCGAAATCAAAAAAAGCTGCCGCCGAAGCCTCAGAAACTACCCAACCGGTTACCGTGCGCATTGTGGTTGACCGTGTTAATAAAAACAACGAGGATGAAACTATAAGCCGCTTAGGCGACTCGGTCCAGACCGCGTTTTTTGAAGGAAAAGGCGATTGTTTCGTCCGTTTCCAGGAACCGGATGACGAAACCGAGCACGAGCGCTTTTTTTGCGACCGCTTTGAGCTTGACGGGCTAAAATTTGAAGAACCTACGCCAAACTTTTTCAGCTTTAACAACCCTTATGGTGCCTGCAAAAAATGCGAAGGCTATGGTAAGGTGATCGGTATTGATGAAGACCTGGTGATTCCAGATAAAAGCAAATCTGTTTACGAGGGCGCCATCGCTCCGTGGCGCGGCGAAAAAATGCGCGAATGGAATGATGCACTGGTACGCCACGCATTGAAGTTTGATTTCCCGATACACCGCCAGTACAACCAGCTTACCGAAAAGGAACAGCGCCTGTTGTGGACCGGCAATAAGTTTTTCCGCGGCCTTGATGAGTTTTTTAAGGAAATGGAAGAGCAAACCTATAAAATTCAGTACCGTGTTTTGCTGTCGCGGTACAGGGGCAAAACTACCTGCCCGGAATGTAAGGGCAGCCGCCTGCGGATGGATGCCTCGTATGTAAAGATCAATGCCAAATCCATTACCGATGTAGTGTTGATGCCGCTTGACAAAGCTTATGAGTTTTTCAGTACGCTTGAGCTGAGCGAGAACGATGCAAAAATCGGCAAGCGTTTGTTAATGGAAATCACCAACCGTTTAGGTTTTTTAAATGATGTTGGCTTAAGTTATTTAACGCTTAACCGTTTATCAAACACACTATCGGGCGGTGAATCGCAGCGTATTAACCTGGCTACTTCATTAGGCAGCAGTTTGGTTGGTTCGGTTTATGTGTTGGATGAGCCGAGCATCGGCCTGCATCCCCGCGATACCGAGCGTTTGGTAAGCGTTTTAAAATCTCTTCGTGATGTTGGCAATACCGTTTTGGTGGTTGAACATGAAGAAGAGATCATGAAAGCCGCAGATCACATCATTGATATCGGGCCCGAAGCCGGTACCCATGGTGGTGAGCTAATTTTCACCGGCACTTATGACGAAATTATAAAGGACGAAAAAAGCCTTACCGGCAAATACCTGAGCGGCAGGGAAGAGATAGCCATCCCAAAAAGCCGCCGCAAATGGCATGATTTCATCGAGATTAAAGGCGCGCGCGAAAACAACCTGAAACATGTAGATACTAAATTCCCGTTAGGTGTGCTTTCGGTTGTTACCGGTGTATCAGGATCGGGTAAAACCAGTTTGGTGAAACGCATCCTGGCCCCTGCCGTGCAAAAAGCATTGGGTAATTATTCGGGCGAACAAACAGGTTTGTATGATGCTATTGATGGCGATTTTGGCAAGATAGAGCAGGTTGAACTGGTTGATCAAAACCCAATCGGCCGTTCGTCGCGCTCAAACCCGGTTACTTATGTTAAGGCCTGGGACGAGATCCGTAACCTGTACGCTTCACAACCCGCGGCAAAAGCTGCCGGACTAAAGCCATCGGCTTTTTCATTTAACGTAGAGGGCGGCCGTTGCGATGTTTGCCAGGGGGAAGGTGAAGTGAAGATAGAGATGCAGTTTATGGCCGATATTTTCCTGACCTGCGAAACCTGCGGCGGTCACCGTTTTAAACAACACGTGCTCGATATTCAATACAAAGAGAAAAACGTATCAGATATCCTGAACATGACCATCGACGAAGGCGTTGAGTTTTTTGCCAAAGAGCCAAAGATCATCGCCAAAATAAAACCATTGGTTGATGTTGGTTTGGGTTATGTGCAGTTAGGGCAATCATCAAACACCCTATCGGGCGGTGAGGCGCAGCGTATCAAGCTGGCATCGTTCCTGGTTAAGGGCAATAACACTAACAAAACGCTTTTCATTTTTGATGAACCTACTACAGGTTTGCATTTTGCCGATATTAAAAAACTGCTCAAATCATTCGACGCCTTGATTGATCATGGCAACACTATCATCGTTATTGAACACAACATGGACGTAATTAAATGCGCCGACTGGATCATCGATATCGGACCCGAAGGCGGCGACCGTGGTGGCAAAGTTGTTTTTGAAGGTGTGCCGGAAGATTTGATCAAGCAAAAAGGCAGTTATACCGGCAAGTTTTTGAAAGATCGGTTTTAG
- a CDS encoding Fic family protein, with translation MEIVDLIKKYNDLGIADVIDHEKFNLISIDHHTTRIEGSTLTEVEAQVLITEGRTPNGKPLTESLMVTDHHAALLFTIESARAKATLSANLLQQINALVMQNTGKVYNTILGTIDSRTGAFRKGNVTAGISYFPNFDKVERLTTELIKKLGDTIKSPLSVPEQLNLSFDAHFNLVSIHPYYDGNGRTSRLLMNFIQAWYNLPLAIVRSENKATYIQALIDTREQENIEIFREFMRSEYHNLLQKEIEKFEEMKKPSKGGGFTFLF, from the coding sequence ATGGAAATAGTTGATCTGATAAAAAAATACAATGATCTCGGCATCGCCGATGTGATCGATCATGAAAAATTCAACCTGATCTCTATCGACCATCATACAACCCGGATTGAGGGCTCAACCCTAACCGAAGTGGAGGCTCAGGTGTTAATAACGGAGGGCCGCACTCCTAACGGAAAACCCTTAACCGAAAGCCTGATGGTTACCGACCATCACGCGGCATTGCTGTTTACTATCGAAAGCGCGAGGGCCAAAGCCACTTTATCTGCAAACCTTTTACAGCAGATCAACGCGTTGGTTATGCAAAATACAGGCAAGGTATATAACACCATACTTGGCACCATTGATTCGCGAACCGGCGCTTTCAGGAAAGGAAATGTTACAGCCGGAATATCCTATTTTCCTAATTTTGATAAGGTTGAGCGGTTAACAACAGAATTAATAAAAAAGCTTGGAGACACGATAAAGTCGCCTTTATCTGTGCCCGAGCAATTAAACCTGTCGTTTGATGCGCATTTTAATTTGGTAAGTATACATCCATATTACGATGGCAACGGTCGCACTTCCCGTCTGTTGATGAATTTTATACAGGCCTGGTATAACCTGCCTTTGGCAATAGTCCGCAGTGAAAATAAAGCCACCTACATTCAGGCATTGATAGATACACGCGAACAGGAAAATATCGAAATATTCCGTGAGTTTATGCGTAGTGAATACCACAATCTGCTTCAAAAAGAAATTGAAAAATTTGAAGAAATGAAAAAACCTTCAAAAGGCGGCGGGTTTACTTTTCTGTTTTAA
- a CDS encoding ABC transporter substrate-binding protein — MNKLITYCILLLSIQLCACHSDISNQHKTVFNINLEEGLTSLDPAFCRNHYTIWMDNQLYNGLVQINDSLKTIPCIAKSWETSADGLLYTFHLRNDVYFHDDPHFTGGHGRLVVASDFAYSFSRLIDPKVASSGSWIFSDKVKDKSAFIAVNDSTFQIKLKQPFAPFLSLLTAQYCSVVPKEVVEFYGKDFRSHPVGTGPFRFKYWKEGEVLVFLKNERYWEKDAKGNRLPYLDAIHSTFIADKQTSFLEFVKKNIDFLNDIDGSYRDDILTKSGRITQKYKGKFILNTAPYLNTIYIGMLVDTTLPIVKKSPLKILKIRQAINYAIDREKMIKYLRNSMGTPGYGGFVPPGMPGFKSNEVHGYNYDPEKARCLLRDAGFPNGKNMPEITLATTIGYRSLIEYVQGQLERVGIKTNVEITQGASLRELISKNGINFFYGSWIADYPDAENYLSVFYSKNKIPFGPNYTGFNNKKFDELFEQTYQVKDDEKRFAIYHQMDNLMMQQSPVVVLYYDKIVNLYQNNISGYSLNGQNLLVLKRVVKGRD, encoded by the coding sequence ATGAATAAGCTGATCACTTACTGTATACTATTACTTTCAATTCAGCTTTGCGCCTGCCATTCCGATATCTCCAATCAGCATAAAACCGTTTTCAACATCAACCTCGAAGAAGGCCTTACCTCGCTTGATCCGGCCTTTTGCCGTAACCATTATACCATCTGGATGGATAACCAGCTATACAATGGTTTGGTACAGATAAACGATAGCCTTAAAACCATCCCCTGCATAGCCAAAAGCTGGGAAACATCTGCCGATGGTTTGCTTTACACTTTTCACCTGCGTAACGATGTTTATTTTCATGATGATCCGCATTTTACCGGTGGTCATGGTCGATTGGTGGTCGCATCAGATTTTGCTTATAGCTTTAGCCGGTTGATCGATCCTAAAGTAGCCTCATCAGGTTCATGGATCTTTAGCGATAAGGTAAAAGATAAAAGCGCTTTTATAGCAGTTAACGATAGTACCTTTCAAATTAAACTTAAGCAGCCGTTTGCGCCTTTTTTAAGTTTGCTTACCGCCCAATATTGTTCGGTGGTACCTAAAGAAGTTGTTGAATTTTACGGCAAAGATTTCAGAAGTCACCCGGTTGGTACCGGCCCATTCAGGTTTAAATACTGGAAAGAGGGCGAGGTACTGGTATTTTTAAAGAATGAACGTTATTGGGAAAAGGACGCCAAAGGCAACCGTCTCCCCTATTTGGATGCTATCCACTCAACCTTTATTGCCGATAAGCAAACCTCGTTTTTAGAGTTTGTAAAAAAGAACATCGATTTTTTAAATGATATTGATGGCAGCTACCGCGATGATATCCTCACCAAATCGGGCCGGATCACTCAGAAATACAAGGGCAAGTTTATCCTCAATACCGCGCCTTATTTAAACACCATTTATATAGGTATGCTGGTTGATACCACTTTGCCTATCGTTAAAAAATCGCCGTTAAAAATTCTGAAGATAAGGCAGGCTATCAACTACGCTATTGATAGGGAAAAGATGATCAAATACCTGCGCAACAGCATGGGAACACCGGGCTACGGAGGCTTTGTGCCACCGGGTATGCCGGGCTTTAAAAGCAACGAAGTACACGGCTATAATTACGACCCGGAAAAAGCCCGTTGCCTGCTTCGCGATGCTGGTTTCCCTAATGGCAAAAACATGCCTGAGATTACTTTGGCTACTACAATTGGTTACCGTAGTTTAATTGAATATGTACAGGGGCAGTTAGAACGCGTGGGTATAAAGACTAATGTGGAGATTACACAAGGAGCCAGTTTGCGGGAACTGATCTCAAAAAATGGTATCAACTTTTTCTATGGTTCGTGGATAGCCGATTATCCGGATGCCGAAAATTACCTATCTGTATTCTACTCTAAAAACAAGATCCCTTTCGGGCCCAACTATACCGGCTTTAATAATAAAAAGTTTGACGAGCTTTTTGAGCAAACTTACCAGGTAAAGGACGACGAAAAACGTTTTGCCATTTATCACCAAATGGATAACCTGATGATGCAGCAATCGCCGGTAGTGGTTTTATATTATGATAAAATCGTGAACCTATATCAGAATAATATCAGCGGTTATAGCTTGAACGGGCAGAATTTGTTGGTGTTGAAGAGGGTGGTAAAAGGGAGAGATTAG